ttatctagctgaattttcttttctttcttttattttctttctttctttctattttttttttgtttctttttacctcaTCAGTCAGTCTCTGTTCTCTGGCTCCAATTCCCATTTTTCTCCTTCCCGAGAAGCTGTGAGGAAGAGAGATCTGTGCTGTAAAAGTCACTCATGTGCTGAGAACAGCTTCACTTTCAGTGTGATGTTCACTCCAATATACTTGTTTGAGCATTGttcatagggaaaaaaacattttaaaatattttgttgaaaattttacttctttttttggcAGAATTTTTGAGGTTTTCTGGTACAGTGTAATGGGACAGAAGGCAATGGCtccatatttctttctaaaagtagaaatctataaagaaaacatatttggCTATTGACACAACAAACATGCCCTCAAAAAACAGAACTATTCAAGAAATACCTCCAGTGATGCAAATAGGTTAAAAGTTTGCATATAAGAAGTAAAGTGGGGATTCATAAAGTATATGAGGATGGTTTTTTGGGGATTGAGGTGTTACTCATAAGGTGAGGGAAACATGGTTGTATTTACACATATCACTGTTTATGATTAAACCAGATATAACTGACAACATATGATGAATTCATGTATTGACTCCAAGGTGTAAAGTATGGAATAGTGCAGATATCAAGTCTTTTGGTCTAAGTGAAGATCTGTCTAGAACAATTCACCAAGTGTAGTTACTATAACTCAACCAATAGATCTGTCACATTAggaaaaatctcttaaaaatagggtaatgcaaaaaaatcaaaatgaattctTCAGAAGGATTATAAGATAAAGATTGCACCATCCAGGTGTAACTGTCTCAAACATCTTTTATTCCACATGACAAGCCACTTATCTCCTATGTTCAAGAAGCTGGATGATTTTAGAGACATCCAAAGGTAAAATTCTTAGCACTCTCTCACAATTTGACCTTCCCTAATTTAACAGTGAGCAATTCTAACTGAGGCCCTTTGTGTCAGAAAAGTGTGTGAGGGCATCATATGTTGACAGGAATTGTGTGTTGAGAGGGTTTTCTCATCTTTGCAAAGGCACAGTTCAGAAAGAATCATTTGTTATGATTCTTTATCAGTACCAAAGGAAAGATTGCCGGATAACAATGGGAGAGAATTATAGTGATGTTCTCCAGCCCTTTTATCTTACGTTTATAACATACATAAATGGTAAGGAAGCTATTACtccagtaaaagaaaacaaagcagctcACCAGTGCCAGGATTGTGTGGGTGGCCTTGGCTTCAGGAGAGGGTCTTGGGCTGAGGCTGGGCCGGTGGAGATGCTGGACTGTCCTGCAATGTGTGAAAAGGAAATTTACCATGTACGCACTGGTCCAAACCATGAGAAACACACACAGGGAATCTCGTAACACCATGAACCCTCGAAAGACAGCTGACTGAATGTAATCAGGATCCTTCCCAATACAGTAAGTCAGAGAATACACTGGTCTAACCTCAGTGGTGTTGTAGGGGGCCCATGTACGCATGATGACACGGATATAGATCAGCATGTTGATgatccagaaggaaaagaaagcaggaaacatGTATGTAGAGATTTTGGGTTTGAGCCATGCCCACCTAGAGTTGCTGGGAGTGATAATCATGGCCTGAAAAATACTCAGGAAAGACATGGTGCAGAGGGAAAGACCCCAGGTGACTCTGTACAGGTACATCACTACCTTACAACCAATGTCGTCTAGAAAATTTCTTACTCCAAAGGCATTCACTACCTCTGGAATCCCACTGAAAAGAATTGTCATGATGTTCACTAAAATCAAATGGATAAATATCAAATCTATAGGCTTCTTTGTATGTAGCTGGACTAAGAAGGTGTTGATGAGTAACACCAGGAGCAATGTGTTTCCAATAAAACCAATCCCAACTTGAGAGAGAATGAACACTCCCAAAATAGTATCACTTGAAACGGTCACATTCATTGCCCTCTTTACTTTGATACACTCTTGCTCAGATTCAAAAGGAACCCAGAATGGTCTGTAAACCTGATGGAAACAATGGGATCATATGGAGACTCCATGAGGTCTGATCACCCTCAGCAGGAGGTTGTGCAGATGCTCTGTAACAACATTCAGGAAAGTAAGAATTAGTTCTAGAGGTAAATATCAAGGATTATTGATGTCACTGCAGAGGAATATAGGGTTGAGAAAAAGCATACATTTTATGAAAACATAACTgtaattctaagaaataaattgAGTAATCTGAAGATGttgtttttgttcattaaaaacaatatttcagttttatacaGATTCCATCATGTTCTATGTGTATGTTCTGAACTTCAactcaaatatttgaatttccAACTTCTgtcatgaataataaaaaattattatgtattttaatgcaTATTATTCAGTTTCTCCTGTACATGACACACATTATTGATCTAGTCAATCACCAGGAGAACACTCCATCCCCAGAGTCGCACATGACCATCTCACTCTTTAAATGCCTTTCTGAACCTGCTACACCTTCCCAGCTCCAAGACCCTTCCAATGTACATGATATCACATCGGCTCCTGGGTCAGCACACTGCATCCTCCAGTTCTGTTTTGAAAATTCACTACATCTTTTATTCTACACTAAAGTCACTGATTATCTTGAATCTCTCTCAGGTAGTGAGATCTATCTCTCCCCTGTCCTCTGTATCACCAGGCCTGAAGGTGGGAATGTCTTCTTTGATTCCCAGCACTTTCAGATAATTCTTCATGACCCCAGCTTTGAAGCAAGTTGTCATCAGGCTACACACACCACTGTCCATGTGTAGGTAATCTACTTACCACAAATCACTCCCCTTCTAGAACTTGACTCATGGTAACACTCCCCAATTCACCTCCTGTCATATTTTTGGTGATTGTAGGATCCACAAAAATGGCCTGTCCAGTATCCTCACCCTCTCTCACATTTGTGATTACCTATCTTCCAacactcctgcctctgcctttccccaacACATGCACAGTCTTTCActgccttcccccacctccagtcTGTCATTGCCAATATTGGAAATTCATTGTCACTTCCAAGCATCTTGTCCTCCTGGTACCAGCTATTTCCAGCTTAGTTTATGTAATCTCTGACCCCAGAATTACTTTGAGATAAAACAGCAGGTTTTAACTTGGGTAAACAgcagggggaatgaaccaggagggactatggactctgggaaacaaactgaagccttcagaggggagggggttgagggGATAGGCTtgcctggtgatgggtatgaaggagggcaagtattgcatggagcgctgggtgttatacacaaacaatgaatcatggaacactacatcaaaaactaatgatgtactgtatggtgactaacataacataataaaaaattttaaaaaaattaaaattccaaatcaACAGAAAGACCTgtgagacaagaaaaaaaagaagagggaaaagagaagtggacatgaaagagaaaaaaaaagacactaataACAGAAACAAAGGGTGGGAGGGAGTAGACTGAAttagtaagaaaaggaaaacaaagagaagaaagtataaaCAAAGTATAAATTTATACAAACTTGGATAagtaaaaatcatggaaacaaacaCCTAGAAATGCACCTTAGAGAAAGCAGCTTTTATTCTTCATGTTAGTGTATAAATCCAAATATGagaatgatatatttttagagattattctatatagatatataaagtTCAGAATGAGTTGAAATTTttacagcatcctttcttaatgtttttaaaagtttctgaatTCTCTGCACTTTATTggtccataaaaatattttaaatgatgtttaaatTAGACTTGCAAAGAGAGACTAAGAAGACTTATACATGGACAGAAAACTATACCGGAATAAATGAGAGTGAAAATAAACTCactaaaagtttttaagtttattataaaattagaacATGTGCAAGAGGAAGGCGGAGCACATAAGAATGACAGGAATAGGTGCTAAGTCTTATGTGAAAGGACattacagaagaatgaaaaatagtacagaaaCTATGgttaaagaaagtaaagaaatgacagaaagaaataaaatatatgcatttaataaaacagaggcacagacaaGAAAGAGAGTAACAAAACTGgaggataaaaagaaaaccaggggaaaattcaagaggaaattaaaaacagagttttgaagacaataaataaagtcagagaaATGAGAACGGATGAGAACAGTCCCAGAAGGTGGAAGGTTAGTAAAGgcataaacaaacataaaaagtaaggtatattaaaaataaaacaaattttaatacaTGAGGTGAGTTTGAAGattgcaaagtgaaagaaaaactcGACAACTTTAATCAGAGCAATGAGATTTATAGAAGAGCAATgaaaggagaagacagaagactaaaaagtggaagaggaaagagagatgagagaaattgaatagaaaagaaataatagggaaaaaatgGTAAGTGGGGGAGTAGGACCACAGAGAGAGGAGACTTACTGTGAAAGACAAAGGACTTAGCATAAGAAGatctgaaacaaaaaaggaatctAAGAAGCAAATTCTTCGAAAAAAGGCCAAGTGTCTCCCTTCAAGCAAGAGCTGCAGACAGGGAGAGGACTTACTTCATCTGAGCTCCTCTGCAGTGCAGGGGACACCTCTGATGCCTGCAGCTGGGTGCAGGTGCCTGGATCCAGGGCTCTAGGAGGGGCAGGTTGCTGCATCCCCAAGGACTGGAAACCGGTTTGTGCAGAGTGAACAGAAGTTGTCCAGAGAAATCACAAATTACAACAAATTCTCTTGATAAGcttagaaatgtatttaattaaagTCAGTACCTGTGGTCACAAACATCTCTTCCTAAATTGACAAGTGATTCTAGAGAGTTCTACAAGACCAGAGGAGGAAGTATACTTAGAGTGCTCATTGTTTTCAGCTGCTAGAAAACAAAGGTGTTTTATTGCTGCAGTCAAACTACAGCAATCCAGAGagtaatttttctcttctgagacTTCTATGCATCCATAGCTCAATCTGGAGTGTCAAAGTCTACACtgattttagttaaaatatatataaatgctagTGCTCAAGGTTAATAACCAAAGCTGAATATTCAATTCAATACTTAATACAGAATAAAAACTATAACTAATGTAACTATAATTTAAGCAATTTactctgtggtttttatttttcttttggaattaatAGAGttgttaaaaattacattttgtcaTAAACGAGTccagttgaaaaacaaaatgaagctgATATTGGTGTTGGGCCCAGGCCAATGAGATAAGTGCTGACGTCAGGTTTCTTTGTACATTATCAACATGATCACATAGCTCCTGTTTCTCTGAAGTGAGCACTACAGAGTTTGGTCCCATGCTAATGTGTATCTTGTGGGAAGGTAGAGGTTCTTTCCTGCTCATATCCCAGCAGTGTACCCCTTCTTTAATAACATAGGCACCAAACCCCAAATCATCAGACCAAAGGCACCATCTCTTATCTGAACTGATCACTGGACAACTATGCACCAAGTAGTCAAGGTTTCAAAAGTCATCAACAACACACATGGCAACCATCATCCTTAAGGTGGTATGTTCAGATGGGGGCCATAGATTAGTGAACAAAGGAGACACAAAGAACGTTTTAATTGTGCTCCTATTTTTCATTGAAAGAGGCATAATAGTTagtaaattggaaaaaatatgtatatgaacaGATTTCTTGGTGCAGGCAGGaggatttgcattttgaaaggaGGAGTCAGGATGGGCCCTTCTTCAAAGGTGAGGTTTCTGCAATGACTGAAGAGATGAGGAAAAGGGCATCCAGGAACCTGGGAGGGAGCACtgcagccagaggaagagggatgtcacaccacatcttccttagcCATTTGTCTGCTGATGGACCCTctatattttgactattgtaaataatgccactataaacacaggggtgcctatatctttttaaattattgtttttgttttctctctctcccagtagtagaattatggGATCACaaggtagctctatttctaactttttgagaaacttccatactgttctccacagtggctgcaccagtttgcattccaatcAACAGTGAAagaaaggttcctttttctccacaaccttgccaacacctgttgtttcttgtgttttttgttttatcctttatgacaggtgtgaggtgatatctcattttcattttcctttgcattACCCtataggggaaagaagggaaaatggaatgggaagtcatcactgagggagaaaaaccatgagagactctggagtataggaaacaaactgaggctgctggaggggtgcgggtggggggttggggtaactgggtgatgggcattaaggagagcacatgatgtgttgagtttgaggtgttatacacaaatgattaattgttgaacactacatctgagactaatgatgtactctatgttggctaaaagaagttaaatttttaaaaatttgcttttccctgatgatgaatgatgttgaggatcttttcatgtggttaCTAGCCATCTGTACGTCTTAGTTGGAAAATATCTCTTCAGGTcatctgaccattttttaattggacttttcttttggtttggttttgttttgttttgttttttggtgttgaggtaagttcttcatatactttggatattaacactttattggatatgtcCTGTGCAAAGTCttatcccattcagtaggttgtcttcatgttttgttgattgttttcctaGCAAgaagaaagctttttattttagtgtagtttaattttgcttttgtttcccttgacaaggagacatatgtagaaaaatgtttctatggctcaTGACAAACAGATTACTGCTTCTGTATTCTTctagttattttatgttttcagtctCAGAGCTAGATCTTCAAtctattttaaagttgtttttgtgcttggtgtaggaaagtggtctagtttccttctttctccatgtAGCTGACCAGCTTCACAGTACAATTTAtggaaaagactgtcttttccccattttatatttttgcctcAAGCTTACAGTTGTGggcactctattctgttccattggtctatgtgtctatttttctgccaagagcatactgttttaattactatagctttgtagcatATCCTAAAATCTAGGATTAtgaggggagtctgggtggctccattggttaaacATCCTTCTAttaattttgtctcaggtcatgatctcagcttcGTGAGATcaagcgccacatcaggctccacactgagcatagatcctgcttgagattctctctccctctccttctgtccctcctccacctctaaaaaaaaaaatactctgggATTGTGAATCctccaatttaatttttattcttcagattttattAGGAGctggtgatgtatggaattgttgaattagtATATTGtgcacatgaaactaatataacactgtatgttaactaatgaattaaattaaaaacccaACAAATATGTGATACAGTTGCAGGAGCCTTAATCTAGATAGATCTGCAAGGGAAAACTTCTCAGAAAAAGTGTTATATAAGGTGAAACCTGAATGACAAGAAGTTAGCTACAAAAACCTGTGAGAGAAAATATATTCCACTAGGTAAACTGGAAgtgaaaaggttaaaaaagaaaaaaagatttctatggCTATCTTTTGTGGTTCAAACAAATCTTTATATTATTACTTCTAAtactatgaaaaatgctattggtaatttgatagggatttcattgaatctatagattgctttgggtagtatggatttttttttttttggacatttaCCCGTATTAACTTTTCTAATCTActagcatggtatatctttccatttgtttgtgtcatgttcagtttttttatctgtgttttataatGTTCAGAGTGtagatctttttctttcatcactaaatttgttcctaggtattttattatttttgatagaattgtaagtggaattattttcttaatttctttctgctatttcattagcagtatataaaaattcaatagatctttttaaggaatttatttatttttttaagtaggctccatgtctaACATAAAGGACAATATAGGGCTCAAatccagaaccttgagatcaaaacctgaACTGAAATAAAGAGTGGGATGCTTAGCTGCCTGGGCCAGCTAAGCACCCCTAAACATTTTATTagtaaggaatctctacacccaacatagggcttgaatttacaaccctgagattaagtgTCACAtactctacagactgagccagccaggcgctgcAACgcaatagatttttgtatatgatttttGAACCTtcctactttactgaattcatttatcactttaaatttttttgatagGGTCTTTGTTTCTAGAGATTGGACTGTATTGTTGTAAACTTCTGTTTTAGAACTGCTATGGCAAAGATTTGGATCACTgaggttttatttacatttgtctccttttattttcaaattttctttctgatttcttggttgacccatttcttgtttagtagcatgttgtttagtctcCCCATGTCTGtgatttttccaattattttttgtaCCTGATGTTTAGTTTCATACTGCTATGGTcaggaaagatgctcaatatgaatttaatctttttaaatttattaattttttaaagattttatttatttatttcactgagagagacagggagcaagagagagaacagaagcagggggagtgggagaggaaaagcaggttcccagcggaggagcctgatgtggggctcaatcccagaatgccaggatcacacccagagcagaaggaagatgcttaatgactgagacacctaggcacCCCACTTAAATTTATTgggacttattttgtggcctaacatgatctgtcctggagaatggtccttgcagttgaaaagaatgtgtattctgttgtttttg
The Ailuropoda melanoleuca isolate Jingjing chromosome 3, ASM200744v2, whole genome shotgun sequence DNA segment above includes these coding regions:
- the LOC100475850 gene encoding vomeronasal type-1 receptor 4, producing the protein MNVTVSSDTILGVFILSQVGIGFIGNTLLLVLLINTFLVQLHTKKPIDLIFIHLILVNIMTILFSGIPEVVNAFGVRNFLDDIGCKVVMYLYRVTWGLSLCTMSFLSIFQAMIITPSNSRWAWLKPKISTYMFPAFFSFWIINMLIYIRVIMRTWAPYNTTEVRPVYSLTYCIGKDPDYIQSAVFRGFMVLRDSLCVFLMVWTSAYMVNFLFTHCRTVQHLHRPSLSPRPSPEAKATHTILALVSCFVFFYWSNSFLTIYVCYKRKIKGLENITIILSHCYPAIFPLVLIKNHNK